The following coding sequences lie in one Phyllopteryx taeniolatus isolate TA_2022b chromosome 4, UOR_Ptae_1.2, whole genome shotgun sequence genomic window:
- the tefm gene encoding transcription elongation factor, mitochondrial isoform X1: MWVARRVLSSVAHSRQHAGHPGLFRRPRPGSLPEMELRYLQCTCCWRSRIPVAGIESLNASISTPCEEDDNNEERDAPLDACYTSEQRDAILRLLNNASVAELAGVKLLRGRKSVNIVDYRSKHGPFKTLESVVNVPLLKHKSAVVVFASILNPVKKEKKVRIQLAKFIRPEVDRSWLEDANSIVSLVCATNRIAWAHMGRGMTVMDWQHLDCPNFLKGTYMASAYLNDVSAVVSLLPSADFYIIEKPSISVQNTALFPVMAHMRTVEAMLFALLEPRNFPQDTNIPPRVLNMMRTAVGRHFGLMVGESRTSGAQTVRRLMTESVTQKMPRINFPPELLVKYRNWFQMSVKRGGGEELCDALLQAVAFYELLTESSA, translated from the exons ATGTGGGTTGCCAGGCGAGTTTTATCGTCTGTTGCACATAGTC GTCAGCATGCTGGTCACCCAGGCTTGTTCCGCCGCCCTCGGCCGGGCTCCCTTCCCGAGATGGAGTTACGCTACCTCCAGTGCACATGCTGCTGGAGGAGCAGAATCCCAGTCGCTGGAATCGAGAGCCTGAACGCCAGCATCTCTACGCCATGCGAAGAGGACGACAACAACGAGGAACGCGACGCTCCTCTAGATGCGTGCTACACTTCAGAGCAGCGCGACGCCATCCTGAGGCTGCTCAACAACGCCTCGGTCGCCGAGCTAGCGGGCGTCAAGCTCCTCCGAGGGCGGAAATCTGTCAACATCGTGGACTACCGGAGCAAACACGGACCCTTTAAGACACTGGAGAGCGTGGTAAATGTGCCGCTGCTCAAGCACAAGAGCGCCGTCGTGGTGTTCGCGTCCATCCTCAACCCggtgaagaaggagaagaaggtgCGCATCCAGTTGGCCAAGTTCATCAGGCCTGAGGTGGACAGGTCCTGGCTGGAG GACGCCAATTCCATCGTTTCACTAGTGTGCGCCACTAACCGGATAGCGTGGGCACACATGGGCCGAGGAATGACCGTCATGGACTGGCAGCACTTGGACTGTCCAAACTTCCTGAAGGGCACCTACATGGCATCCGCCTACTTAAACGAT GTGTCAGCAGTGGTGTCCCTCCTCCCTTCGGCGGACTTCTACATCATCGAGAAGCCGTCCATCTCGGTGCAGAACACGGCTCTGTTCCCGGTCATGGCGCACATGAGGACGGTGGAGGCCATGTTGTTCGCACTACTGGAGCCCAGAAATTTCCCACAGGACACCAACATTCCTCCCAG AGTTCTGAACATGATGCGCACCGCCGTGGGACGCCATTTCGGACTCATGGTGGGCGAGTCGCGGACCAGCGGGGCGCAGACGGTGCGGCGGCTGATGACGGAGTCGGTGACTCAGAAGATGCCGCGGATAAACTTTCCGCCCGAGCTGCTGGTCAAGTACAGGAACTGGTTTCAGATGAGCGTCAAAAGAGGCGGGGGAGAGGAGCTCTGCGACGCTCTGCTGCAGGCCGTGGCTTTTTACGAACTCCTCACAGAATCCTCTGCTTAG
- the tefm gene encoding transcription elongation factor, mitochondrial isoform X2, whose protein sequence is MELRYLQCTCCWRSRIPVAGIESLNASISTPCEEDDNNEERDAPLDACYTSEQRDAILRLLNNASVAELAGVKLLRGRKSVNIVDYRSKHGPFKTLESVVNVPLLKHKSAVVVFASILNPVKKEKKVRIQLAKFIRPEVDRSWLEDANSIVSLVCATNRIAWAHMGRGMTVMDWQHLDCPNFLKGTYMASAYLNDVSAVVSLLPSADFYIIEKPSISVQNTALFPVMAHMRTVEAMLFALLEPRNFPQDTNIPPRVLNMMRTAVGRHFGLMVGESRTSGAQTVRRLMTESVTQKMPRINFPPELLVKYRNWFQMSVKRGGGEELCDALLQAVAFYELLTESSA, encoded by the exons ATGGAGTTACGCTACCTCCAGTGCACATGCTGCTGGAGGAGCAGAATCCCAGTCGCTGGAATCGAGAGCCTGAACGCCAGCATCTCTACGCCATGCGAAGAGGACGACAACAACGAGGAACGCGACGCTCCTCTAGATGCGTGCTACACTTCAGAGCAGCGCGACGCCATCCTGAGGCTGCTCAACAACGCCTCGGTCGCCGAGCTAGCGGGCGTCAAGCTCCTCCGAGGGCGGAAATCTGTCAACATCGTGGACTACCGGAGCAAACACGGACCCTTTAAGACACTGGAGAGCGTGGTAAATGTGCCGCTGCTCAAGCACAAGAGCGCCGTCGTGGTGTTCGCGTCCATCCTCAACCCggtgaagaaggagaagaaggtgCGCATCCAGTTGGCCAAGTTCATCAGGCCTGAGGTGGACAGGTCCTGGCTGGAG GACGCCAATTCCATCGTTTCACTAGTGTGCGCCACTAACCGGATAGCGTGGGCACACATGGGCCGAGGAATGACCGTCATGGACTGGCAGCACTTGGACTGTCCAAACTTCCTGAAGGGCACCTACATGGCATCCGCCTACTTAAACGAT GTGTCAGCAGTGGTGTCCCTCCTCCCTTCGGCGGACTTCTACATCATCGAGAAGCCGTCCATCTCGGTGCAGAACACGGCTCTGTTCCCGGTCATGGCGCACATGAGGACGGTGGAGGCCATGTTGTTCGCACTACTGGAGCCCAGAAATTTCCCACAGGACACCAACATTCCTCCCAG AGTTCTGAACATGATGCGCACCGCCGTGGGACGCCATTTCGGACTCATGGTGGGCGAGTCGCGGACCAGCGGGGCGCAGACGGTGCGGCGGCTGATGACGGAGTCGGTGACTCAGAAGATGCCGCGGATAAACTTTCCGCCCGAGCTGCTGGTCAAGTACAGGAACTGGTTTCAGATGAGCGTCAAAAGAGGCGGGGGAGAGGAGCTCTGCGACGCTCTGCTGCAGGCCGTGGCTTTTTACGAACTCCTCACAGAATCCTCTGCTTAG
- the LOC133477152 gene encoding arf-GAP with dual PH domain-containing protein 2-like isoform X4, which translates to MLTCTRNMSDLSVVARVCDSVGRRATEPSPMAVLERNNKILLDLTRQPWNSTCADCGAPEPDWASYTLGVFLCVNCSGMHRNLPSISKVKSIHLDHWQDSLVEAMRQRGNSVAKATYEKCVPAFIYRPQPRDCLVLKDQWIRAKYERREFTGEKGYFQQSYGADTIEATLWKKGKDNKQFLKRIFLLSHKDFTLRYFTKEDSRVPKAVIGMKELNAVFQPEKLGHAHGLQISYLQDVRTRNIFVYHENGQVIVSFFNAIRATRLAYLQKKHPTLRQSELIPQITRSCLKEGHMEKTGPTQREPFRKRWFTLCLMNRKLLYYKSPLDATELGAVFIGTQSHGYSVSEGGRRSGRGGRWHRAVTLQTPQRQFVFMCEQEQEQQEWLEAFGKVIGQPMTAEDYANEANLRRRK; encoded by the exons ATGCTGACCTGCACACGTAACATGAGCGATTTATCAGTGGTGGCAAGAG TATGTGACTCCGTGGGACGGAGGGCAACAGAGCCTTCACCTATGGCCGTCCTGGAGAGAAACAACAAAATCCTGCTGGATTTGACACGGCAGCCTTGGAACAGCACGTGCGCCGACTGTGGGGCTCCTG AGCCTGATTGGGCCTCTTACACGCTAGGTGTGTTTTTGTGCGTCAACTGCTCTGGGATGCATCGGAACTTGCCCTCCATCAGCAAAGTCAAGTCCATACATCTAGACCACTGGCAGGACTCCCTTGTAGAG GCCATGCGTCAGAGAGGCAACTCTGTAGCTAAAGCCACCTATGAGAAGTGTGTTCCTGCTTTCATCTACCGGCCGCAGCCGAGAGACTGTCT GGTTCTTAAGGATCAATGGATCCGTGCTAAGTACGAGAGGAGAGAGTTCACGGGAGAAAAAGGCTACTTTCAACAATCTTATGGTGCAG ACACCATTGAGGCGACACTGTGGAAGAAGGGCAAAGACAACAAGCAGtttttgaaaaggattttcttGCTGTCCCACAAAGACTTCACTCTCAGATACTTCACCAAAGAGGAT TCTAGAGTCCCTAAAGCTGTGATCGGCATGAAGGAGCTGAATGCGGTTTTCCAGCCCGAGAAGCTCGGACACGCTCACGGCCTGCAAATCTCCTACTTGCAGGATGTGCGGACAAGGAACATCTTCGTTTACCACGAGAATGGACAA GTCATTGTTTCCTTTTTCAATGCTATTCGAGCAACACGCTTGGCTTACCTCCAGAAGAAGCATCCCACTCTTCGACAAAGTGAG TTAATACCTCAGATTACGAGATCCTGCCTCAAGGAGGGACACATGGAGAAAACTGGCCCAACG cAGCGGGAGCCATTCAGGAAGAGGTGGTTCACTCTGTGCTTAATGAACAGAAAGCTTCTATACTATAAATCCCCACTG GACGCCACCGAGCTTGGCGCCGTCTTCATCGGCACGCAGAGCCACGGCTACTCTGTATCGGAGGGCGGCAGGCGCAGCGGCAGAGGAGGCCGCTGGCACCGTGCCGTCACTCTGCAGACTCCCCAGAGGCAGTTTGTGTTCATGTGCGAGCAGGAACAGGAACAGCAGGAATGGCTGGAGGCCTTCGGGAAAGTCATCGGTCAGCCGATGACAGCGGAGGACTACGCAA ATGAAGCCAACTTGAGAAGGCGCAAATGA
- the LOC133477152 gene encoding arf-GAP with dual PH domain-containing protein 1-like isoform X6, translating into MQNSYKCNIITINVVMLRCKEEPLGHRDEKRCCFICSICVVPVHIVCDSVGRRATEPSPMAVLERNNKILLDLTRQPWNSTCADCGAPEPDWASYTLGVFLCVNCSGMHRNLPSISKVKSIHLDHWQDSLVEAMRQRGNSVAKATYEKCVPAFIYRPQPRDCLVLKDQWIRAKYERREFTGEKGYFQQSYGADTIEATLWKKGKDNKQFLKRIFLLSHKDFTLRYFTKEDSRVPKAVIGMKELNAVFQPEKLGHAHGLQISYLQDVRTRNIFVYHENGQVIVSFFNAIRATRLAYLQKKHPTLRQINTSDYEILPQGGTHGENWPNAAGAIQEEVVHSVLNEQKASIL; encoded by the exons ATGCAAAATTCATATAAGTGCAACATTAT AACAATAAACGTTGTGATGCTGCGCTGCAAAGAGGAACCGCTCGGCCACCGCGACGAGAAAAGATGTTGCTTCATCTGCTCAATTTGTGTTGTGCCTGTGCACATAGTATGTGACTCCGTGGGACGGAGGGCAACAGAGCCTTCACCTATGGCCGTCCTGGAGAGAAACAACAAAATCCTGCTGGATTTGACACGGCAGCCTTGGAACAGCACGTGCGCCGACTGTGGGGCTCCTG AGCCTGATTGGGCCTCTTACACGCTAGGTGTGTTTTTGTGCGTCAACTGCTCTGGGATGCATCGGAACTTGCCCTCCATCAGCAAAGTCAAGTCCATACATCTAGACCACTGGCAGGACTCCCTTGTAGAG GCCATGCGTCAGAGAGGCAACTCTGTAGCTAAAGCCACCTATGAGAAGTGTGTTCCTGCTTTCATCTACCGGCCGCAGCCGAGAGACTGTCT GGTTCTTAAGGATCAATGGATCCGTGCTAAGTACGAGAGGAGAGAGTTCACGGGAGAAAAAGGCTACTTTCAACAATCTTATGGTGCAG ACACCATTGAGGCGACACTGTGGAAGAAGGGCAAAGACAACAAGCAGtttttgaaaaggattttcttGCTGTCCCACAAAGACTTCACTCTCAGATACTTCACCAAAGAGGAT TCTAGAGTCCCTAAAGCTGTGATCGGCATGAAGGAGCTGAATGCGGTTTTCCAGCCCGAGAAGCTCGGACACGCTCACGGCCTGCAAATCTCCTACTTGCAGGATGTGCGGACAAGGAACATCTTCGTTTACCACGAGAATGGACAA GTCATTGTTTCCTTTTTCAATGCTATTCGAGCAACACGCTTGGCTTACCTCCAGAAGAAGCATCCCACTCTTCGACAAA TTAATACCTCAGATTACGAGATCCTGCCTCAAGGAGGGACACATGGAGAAAACTGGCCCAACG cAGCGGGAGCCATTCAGGAAGAGGTGGTTCACTCTGTGCTTAATGAACAGAAAGCTTCTATACTATAA
- the LOC133477152 gene encoding arf-GAP with dual PH domain-containing protein 2-like isoform X3: MQNSYKCNIITINVVMLRCKEEPLGHRDEKRCCFICSICVVPVHIVCDSVGRRATEPSPMAVLERNNKILLDLTRQPWNSTCADCGAPEPDWASYTLGVFLCVNCSGMHRNLPSISKVKSIHLDHWQDSLVEAMRQRGNSVAKATYEKCVPAFIYRPQPRDCLVLKDQWIRAKYERREFTGEKGYFQQSYGADTIEATLWKKGKDNKQFLKRIFLLSHKDFTLRYFTKEDSRVPKAVIGMKELNAVFQPEKLGHAHGLQISYLQDVRTRNIFVYHENGQVIVSFFNAIRATRLAYLQKKHPTLRQSEQREPFRKRWFTLCLMNRKLLYYKSPLDATELGAVFIGTQSHGYSVSEGGRRSGRGGRWHRAVTLQTPQRQFVFMCEQEQEQQEWLEAFGKVIGQPMTAEDYANEANLRRRK; the protein is encoded by the exons ATGCAAAATTCATATAAGTGCAACATTAT AACAATAAACGTTGTGATGCTGCGCTGCAAAGAGGAACCGCTCGGCCACCGCGACGAGAAAAGATGTTGCTTCATCTGCTCAATTTGTGTTGTGCCTGTGCACATAGTATGTGACTCCGTGGGACGGAGGGCAACAGAGCCTTCACCTATGGCCGTCCTGGAGAGAAACAACAAAATCCTGCTGGATTTGACACGGCAGCCTTGGAACAGCACGTGCGCCGACTGTGGGGCTCCTG AGCCTGATTGGGCCTCTTACACGCTAGGTGTGTTTTTGTGCGTCAACTGCTCTGGGATGCATCGGAACTTGCCCTCCATCAGCAAAGTCAAGTCCATACATCTAGACCACTGGCAGGACTCCCTTGTAGAG GCCATGCGTCAGAGAGGCAACTCTGTAGCTAAAGCCACCTATGAGAAGTGTGTTCCTGCTTTCATCTACCGGCCGCAGCCGAGAGACTGTCT GGTTCTTAAGGATCAATGGATCCGTGCTAAGTACGAGAGGAGAGAGTTCACGGGAGAAAAAGGCTACTTTCAACAATCTTATGGTGCAG ACACCATTGAGGCGACACTGTGGAAGAAGGGCAAAGACAACAAGCAGtttttgaaaaggattttcttGCTGTCCCACAAAGACTTCACTCTCAGATACTTCACCAAAGAGGAT TCTAGAGTCCCTAAAGCTGTGATCGGCATGAAGGAGCTGAATGCGGTTTTCCAGCCCGAGAAGCTCGGACACGCTCACGGCCTGCAAATCTCCTACTTGCAGGATGTGCGGACAAGGAACATCTTCGTTTACCACGAGAATGGACAA GTCATTGTTTCCTTTTTCAATGCTATTCGAGCAACACGCTTGGCTTACCTCCAGAAGAAGCATCCCACTCTTCGACAAAGTGAG cAGCGGGAGCCATTCAGGAAGAGGTGGTTCACTCTGTGCTTAATGAACAGAAAGCTTCTATACTATAAATCCCCACTG GACGCCACCGAGCTTGGCGCCGTCTTCATCGGCACGCAGAGCCACGGCTACTCTGTATCGGAGGGCGGCAGGCGCAGCGGCAGAGGAGGCCGCTGGCACCGTGCCGTCACTCTGCAGACTCCCCAGAGGCAGTTTGTGTTCATGTGCGAGCAGGAACAGGAACAGCAGGAATGGCTGGAGGCCTTCGGGAAAGTCATCGGTCAGCCGATGACAGCGGAGGACTACGCAA ATGAAGCCAACTTGAGAAGGCGCAAATGA
- the LOC133477152 gene encoding arf-GAP with dual PH domain-containing protein 2-like isoform X1, whose product MQNSYKCNIITINVVMLRCKEEPLGHRDEKRCCFICSICVVPVHIVCDSVGRRATEPSPMAVLERNNKILLDLTRQPWNSTCADCGAPEPDWASYTLGVFLCVNCSGMHRNLPSISKVKSIHLDHWQDSLVEAMRQRGNSVAKATYEKCVPAFIYRPQPRDCLVLKDQWIRAKYERREFTGEKGYFQQSYGADTIEATLWKKGKDNKQFLKRIFLLSHKDFTLRYFTKEDSRVPKAVIGMKELNAVFQPEKLGHAHGLQISYLQDVRTRNIFVYHENGQVIVSFFNAIRATRLAYLQKKHPTLRQSELIPQITRSCLKEGHMEKTGPTQREPFRKRWFTLCLMNRKLLYYKSPLDATELGAVFIGTQSHGYSVSEGGRRSGRGGRWHRAVTLQTPQRQFVFMCEQEQEQQEWLEAFGKVIGQPMTAEDYANEANLRRRK is encoded by the exons ATGCAAAATTCATATAAGTGCAACATTAT AACAATAAACGTTGTGATGCTGCGCTGCAAAGAGGAACCGCTCGGCCACCGCGACGAGAAAAGATGTTGCTTCATCTGCTCAATTTGTGTTGTGCCTGTGCACATAGTATGTGACTCCGTGGGACGGAGGGCAACAGAGCCTTCACCTATGGCCGTCCTGGAGAGAAACAACAAAATCCTGCTGGATTTGACACGGCAGCCTTGGAACAGCACGTGCGCCGACTGTGGGGCTCCTG AGCCTGATTGGGCCTCTTACACGCTAGGTGTGTTTTTGTGCGTCAACTGCTCTGGGATGCATCGGAACTTGCCCTCCATCAGCAAAGTCAAGTCCATACATCTAGACCACTGGCAGGACTCCCTTGTAGAG GCCATGCGTCAGAGAGGCAACTCTGTAGCTAAAGCCACCTATGAGAAGTGTGTTCCTGCTTTCATCTACCGGCCGCAGCCGAGAGACTGTCT GGTTCTTAAGGATCAATGGATCCGTGCTAAGTACGAGAGGAGAGAGTTCACGGGAGAAAAAGGCTACTTTCAACAATCTTATGGTGCAG ACACCATTGAGGCGACACTGTGGAAGAAGGGCAAAGACAACAAGCAGtttttgaaaaggattttcttGCTGTCCCACAAAGACTTCACTCTCAGATACTTCACCAAAGAGGAT TCTAGAGTCCCTAAAGCTGTGATCGGCATGAAGGAGCTGAATGCGGTTTTCCAGCCCGAGAAGCTCGGACACGCTCACGGCCTGCAAATCTCCTACTTGCAGGATGTGCGGACAAGGAACATCTTCGTTTACCACGAGAATGGACAA GTCATTGTTTCCTTTTTCAATGCTATTCGAGCAACACGCTTGGCTTACCTCCAGAAGAAGCATCCCACTCTTCGACAAAGTGAG TTAATACCTCAGATTACGAGATCCTGCCTCAAGGAGGGACACATGGAGAAAACTGGCCCAACG cAGCGGGAGCCATTCAGGAAGAGGTGGTTCACTCTGTGCTTAATGAACAGAAAGCTTCTATACTATAAATCCCCACTG GACGCCACCGAGCTTGGCGCCGTCTTCATCGGCACGCAGAGCCACGGCTACTCTGTATCGGAGGGCGGCAGGCGCAGCGGCAGAGGAGGCCGCTGGCACCGTGCCGTCACTCTGCAGACTCCCCAGAGGCAGTTTGTGTTCATGTGCGAGCAGGAACAGGAACAGCAGGAATGGCTGGAGGCCTTCGGGAAAGTCATCGGTCAGCCGATGACAGCGGAGGACTACGCAA ATGAAGCCAACTTGAGAAGGCGCAAATGA
- the LOC133477152 gene encoding arf-GAP with dual PH domain-containing protein 2-like isoform X2 — translation MLRCKEEPLGHRDEKRCCFICSICVVPVHIVCDSVGRRATEPSPMAVLERNNKILLDLTRQPWNSTCADCGAPEPDWASYTLGVFLCVNCSGMHRNLPSISKVKSIHLDHWQDSLVEAMRQRGNSVAKATYEKCVPAFIYRPQPRDCLVLKDQWIRAKYERREFTGEKGYFQQSYGADTIEATLWKKGKDNKQFLKRIFLLSHKDFTLRYFTKEDSRVPKAVIGMKELNAVFQPEKLGHAHGLQISYLQDVRTRNIFVYHENGQVIVSFFNAIRATRLAYLQKKHPTLRQSELIPQITRSCLKEGHMEKTGPTQREPFRKRWFTLCLMNRKLLYYKSPLDATELGAVFIGTQSHGYSVSEGGRRSGRGGRWHRAVTLQTPQRQFVFMCEQEQEQQEWLEAFGKVIGQPMTAEDYANEANLRRRK, via the exons ATGCTGCGCTGCAAAGAGGAACCGCTCGGCCACCGCGACGAGAAAAGATGTTGCTTCATCTGCTCAATTTGTGTTGTGCCTGTGCACATAGTATGTGACTCCGTGGGACGGAGGGCAACAGAGCCTTCACCTATGGCCGTCCTGGAGAGAAACAACAAAATCCTGCTGGATTTGACACGGCAGCCTTGGAACAGCACGTGCGCCGACTGTGGGGCTCCTG AGCCTGATTGGGCCTCTTACACGCTAGGTGTGTTTTTGTGCGTCAACTGCTCTGGGATGCATCGGAACTTGCCCTCCATCAGCAAAGTCAAGTCCATACATCTAGACCACTGGCAGGACTCCCTTGTAGAG GCCATGCGTCAGAGAGGCAACTCTGTAGCTAAAGCCACCTATGAGAAGTGTGTTCCTGCTTTCATCTACCGGCCGCAGCCGAGAGACTGTCT GGTTCTTAAGGATCAATGGATCCGTGCTAAGTACGAGAGGAGAGAGTTCACGGGAGAAAAAGGCTACTTTCAACAATCTTATGGTGCAG ACACCATTGAGGCGACACTGTGGAAGAAGGGCAAAGACAACAAGCAGtttttgaaaaggattttcttGCTGTCCCACAAAGACTTCACTCTCAGATACTTCACCAAAGAGGAT TCTAGAGTCCCTAAAGCTGTGATCGGCATGAAGGAGCTGAATGCGGTTTTCCAGCCCGAGAAGCTCGGACACGCTCACGGCCTGCAAATCTCCTACTTGCAGGATGTGCGGACAAGGAACATCTTCGTTTACCACGAGAATGGACAA GTCATTGTTTCCTTTTTCAATGCTATTCGAGCAACACGCTTGGCTTACCTCCAGAAGAAGCATCCCACTCTTCGACAAAGTGAG TTAATACCTCAGATTACGAGATCCTGCCTCAAGGAGGGACACATGGAGAAAACTGGCCCAACG cAGCGGGAGCCATTCAGGAAGAGGTGGTTCACTCTGTGCTTAATGAACAGAAAGCTTCTATACTATAAATCCCCACTG GACGCCACCGAGCTTGGCGCCGTCTTCATCGGCACGCAGAGCCACGGCTACTCTGTATCGGAGGGCGGCAGGCGCAGCGGCAGAGGAGGCCGCTGGCACCGTGCCGTCACTCTGCAGACTCCCCAGAGGCAGTTTGTGTTCATGTGCGAGCAGGAACAGGAACAGCAGGAATGGCTGGAGGCCTTCGGGAAAGTCATCGGTCAGCCGATGACAGCGGAGGACTACGCAA ATGAAGCCAACTTGAGAAGGCGCAAATGA
- the LOC133477152 gene encoding arf-GAP with dual PH domain-containing protein 2-like isoform X5, with the protein MAVLERNNKILLDLTRQPWNSTCADCGAPEPDWASYTLGVFLCVNCSGMHRNLPSISKVKSIHLDHWQDSLVEAMRQRGNSVAKATYEKCVPAFIYRPQPRDCLVLKDQWIRAKYERREFTGEKGYFQQSYGADTIEATLWKKGKDNKQFLKRIFLLSHKDFTLRYFTKEDSRVPKAVIGMKELNAVFQPEKLGHAHGLQISYLQDVRTRNIFVYHENGQVIVSFFNAIRATRLAYLQKKHPTLRQSELIPQITRSCLKEGHMEKTGPTQREPFRKRWFTLCLMNRKLLYYKSPLDATELGAVFIGTQSHGYSVSEGGRRSGRGGRWHRAVTLQTPQRQFVFMCEQEQEQQEWLEAFGKVIGQPMTAEDYANEANLRRRK; encoded by the exons ATGGCCGTCCTGGAGAGAAACAACAAAATCCTGCTGGATTTGACACGGCAGCCTTGGAACAGCACGTGCGCCGACTGTGGGGCTCCTG AGCCTGATTGGGCCTCTTACACGCTAGGTGTGTTTTTGTGCGTCAACTGCTCTGGGATGCATCGGAACTTGCCCTCCATCAGCAAAGTCAAGTCCATACATCTAGACCACTGGCAGGACTCCCTTGTAGAG GCCATGCGTCAGAGAGGCAACTCTGTAGCTAAAGCCACCTATGAGAAGTGTGTTCCTGCTTTCATCTACCGGCCGCAGCCGAGAGACTGTCT GGTTCTTAAGGATCAATGGATCCGTGCTAAGTACGAGAGGAGAGAGTTCACGGGAGAAAAAGGCTACTTTCAACAATCTTATGGTGCAG ACACCATTGAGGCGACACTGTGGAAGAAGGGCAAAGACAACAAGCAGtttttgaaaaggattttcttGCTGTCCCACAAAGACTTCACTCTCAGATACTTCACCAAAGAGGAT TCTAGAGTCCCTAAAGCTGTGATCGGCATGAAGGAGCTGAATGCGGTTTTCCAGCCCGAGAAGCTCGGACACGCTCACGGCCTGCAAATCTCCTACTTGCAGGATGTGCGGACAAGGAACATCTTCGTTTACCACGAGAATGGACAA GTCATTGTTTCCTTTTTCAATGCTATTCGAGCAACACGCTTGGCTTACCTCCAGAAGAAGCATCCCACTCTTCGACAAAGTGAG TTAATACCTCAGATTACGAGATCCTGCCTCAAGGAGGGACACATGGAGAAAACTGGCCCAACG cAGCGGGAGCCATTCAGGAAGAGGTGGTTCACTCTGTGCTTAATGAACAGAAAGCTTCTATACTATAAATCCCCACTG GACGCCACCGAGCTTGGCGCCGTCTTCATCGGCACGCAGAGCCACGGCTACTCTGTATCGGAGGGCGGCAGGCGCAGCGGCAGAGGAGGCCGCTGGCACCGTGCCGTCACTCTGCAGACTCCCCAGAGGCAGTTTGTGTTCATGTGCGAGCAGGAACAGGAACAGCAGGAATGGCTGGAGGCCTTCGGGAAAGTCATCGGTCAGCCGATGACAGCGGAGGACTACGCAA ATGAAGCCAACTTGAGAAGGCGCAAATGA